The genomic DNA TGAACATGGCGGGCAAGCTCAATCGCAAGGGAAGCAAGGTGCGCGCCTATCATGCGATCGAGCTGATCGCGGGCATGGGCGACGGCCCCGCAATCGGGGAAGAGGGATGAGCAGCTTCAAAGAACGCGCCGACGCTGCACTGGCCGACCCGATCCTGAAGATCGCGGTCGAGCGCACGGCGGGAACGGCGGAGGCCAAGCGGGCGGTCGCGGTCGACGCCTTCCCCGATTTCGAGGCCGCGCGGGATCGGGCGGCGGCGATCAAGGATCATGTCGTCGCGCATCTGGGCGCCTATCTGGAGCAGTTCGAGGCCAATGCCGTCGCGGCGGGCGCTTGCGTTCACTGGGCCAGCACGGCGGACGAGGCCTGCCGGATCGTCATCGACATCTGCAAGGCGGCAGGCGCGAAGAGCGTGGCGCGGTCCAAGTCGATGCTGGGTGAGGAAATCGGCCTGCCCCATGCGCTGGCCGAGGCGGGGATCGGCCGGGTCGAGACGGATCTGGCCGAACATATCATCCAACTGGCCGACGAGCGGCCGTCGCACATCATCTGGCCCGCCATGCACAAGACGCGCGAGCAGGTGTCGGCGCTGTTCAAGGCGAAGCATCGCAGCCCGCATGAGGAAGAGACGATCGCCGCCATGGCCGAAAGCGCGCGGCGCGAATTGCGCACGCAGATGCTGGGCGCGGATGTCGGCATATCCGGCGCGAATTTCCTGATCGCGGATACGGGCGCGATCTGCACCGTCACCAATGAGGGCAATGCCGAATTGTCGCTGGTGCCGCCGCGCGTCCATATCGTGACCGCGGGGATCGAGAAGATCGTGCCGTCCATGCCCCACGCCATCC from Sphingobium sp. CAP-1 includes the following:
- a CDS encoding lactate utilization protein B, coding for MSSFKERADAALADPILKIAVERTAGTAEAKRAVAVDAFPDFEAARDRAAAIKDHVVAHLGAYLEQFEANAVAAGACVHWASTADEACRIVIDICKAAGAKSVARSKSMLGEEIGLPHALAEAGIGRVETDLAEHIIQLADERPSHIIWPAMHKTREQVSALFKAKHRSPHEEETIAAMAESARRELRTQMLGADVGISGANFLIADTGAICTVTNEGNAELSLVPPRVHIVTAGIEKIVPSMPHAIHMLRMLARSATGAALTQYTTFYTGPKRAGDRDGPEEMHIVLVDNGRTKMRAEGLTEMLRCIRCGACMNHCVVFRQIGGHAYGGTYPGPMGSVLTPALDGLKQSRDLPNACTLNGKCQEVCPVRIPLPTLLRGWREKSWREGLEPTSMRWGLGLWAWVARRPALYRLGTGMAVRAMHMLGRKGWISTLPLAGGWTRYRDIPRPAAQTFMAQYKKEERRK